A genomic segment from Microbacterium sp. SORGH_AS_0428 encodes:
- the adhE gene encoding bifunctional acetaldehyde-CoA/alcohol dehydrogenase codes for MSVVIDALVDRAQEALAAYASFTQEQIDQIVRKASVAALSHHADLAVLAVEETRRGTFEDKAVKNMFACEHVTNSIINQRTVGVISTDELTGITEIADPVGVVCALTPVTNPTSTTIFKSLIALKTRNPIVFGFHPSAQRSSVAAATVVRDAAVAAGAPADCIQWIEEPSMEASGELMNHPGVALILATGGNAMVRAAYSCGKPALGVGAGNVPAFIERTAKVGRAVNDIVISKSFDNGMVCASEQAVILDAPIAKEALAEFARLHAYMATPAEKRLLEEFIFGVAADSANCADAKLNASVVGQSPAWIAQQAGFEVPADTSIILAEVSGVGPHEPLTREKLAPVLAVLHARTPQEGIDLAEQMVAFDGLGHSGAIHSNDPAVIADFADRVKAVRIIENAPSALGGIGDIYNAFMPSLTLGCGSYGHNSVSNNVSAVNLLNIKRVGRRNNNLQWFKIPAKTYFEPNALRYLIDMKHIDRVTIVTDATMTKMGFVDRVVDILHRRPTPVHLQIIDRVLPEPTVASVQAGAAQMREFQPDTIIALGGGSPMDAAKVMWLLYENPDVQFSDMREKFFDVRKRAFKFPELGAKAKLVCVPTTSGTGSEMTPFAVITDETTGMKYPLADYALTPSVAIIDPTLTAALPAFLVADAGFDALTHATEAYVSVYANDYTDGLALHAIKLIFENIVRSTQAPAGSKDAADLQAREKMHNAASIAGMAFGNAFLGIVHAMAHVTGSKFHLVHGRTNAIYLPHAIRYNGRVPSKVTSWPKYERYIAPERYQEIAKHLGLKADTPEQGVESYARAVEKLRDAVGIERSFQAQGVAEGDFIGRLDELAMAAYGDQCAPANPRLPLLADMRTLMEAAYYGTSFDEVRAARAHAEAAADAATEPARPTQDA; via the coding sequence ATGTCTGTCGTCATCGATGCCCTCGTCGACCGGGCCCAAGAAGCTCTGGCCGCGTACGCATCCTTCACCCAGGAGCAGATCGACCAGATCGTCCGCAAGGCGTCGGTCGCTGCCCTCAGCCACCACGCCGACCTCGCGGTGCTCGCCGTCGAAGAGACGCGTCGAGGCACGTTCGAGGACAAGGCCGTGAAGAACATGTTCGCGTGCGAACACGTCACGAACTCGATCATCAACCAGCGCACGGTCGGTGTGATCTCCACCGACGAGCTCACCGGTATCACCGAGATCGCCGACCCGGTCGGCGTCGTGTGCGCCCTCACGCCGGTGACGAACCCGACGTCCACGACGATCTTCAAGTCGCTCATCGCGCTGAAGACCCGCAACCCCATCGTGTTCGGGTTCCACCCGTCCGCTCAGCGCTCGTCCGTGGCCGCTGCGACGGTCGTGCGCGATGCGGCCGTCGCCGCGGGTGCGCCCGCCGACTGCATCCAGTGGATCGAGGAGCCGTCGATGGAGGCCTCGGGTGAGCTCATGAACCACCCCGGCGTCGCGCTCATCCTCGCCACCGGCGGCAACGCCATGGTCCGCGCGGCATACTCCTGCGGCAAGCCCGCCCTCGGCGTCGGCGCCGGCAACGTGCCCGCCTTCATCGAGCGCACGGCGAAGGTCGGTCGCGCGGTCAACGACATCGTGATCTCGAAGTCGTTCGACAACGGCATGGTCTGCGCCTCGGAGCAGGCCGTCATCCTCGATGCCCCGATCGCCAAGGAAGCACTCGCGGAGTTCGCACGCCTGCACGCCTACATGGCGACGCCGGCCGAGAAGCGCCTGCTGGAGGAGTTCATCTTCGGTGTGGCCGCCGACAGCGCCAACTGCGCCGACGCGAAGCTCAACGCATCCGTCGTCGGACAGTCGCCCGCCTGGATCGCTCAGCAGGCCGGCTTCGAGGTGCCCGCGGACACGTCGATCATCCTCGCCGAGGTCTCCGGTGTCGGACCGCACGAGCCCCTGACGCGCGAGAAGCTCGCGCCCGTGCTGGCCGTGCTCCACGCCCGCACCCCTCAGGAGGGCATCGACCTCGCCGAGCAGATGGTCGCCTTCGACGGCCTGGGCCACTCCGGCGCGATCCACAGCAACGACCCTGCGGTGATCGCCGACTTCGCCGACCGCGTGAAGGCCGTGCGCATCATCGAGAACGCCCCGTCGGCCCTCGGTGGCATCGGCGACATCTACAACGCGTTCATGCCGTCGCTGACCCTCGGCTGCGGCTCCTACGGTCACAACTCGGTCTCGAACAACGTCTCGGCGGTGAATCTGTTGAACATCAAGCGCGTCGGTCGGCGCAACAACAACCTGCAGTGGTTCAAGATCCCGGCGAAGACCTACTTCGAGCCGAACGCGCTGCGCTATCTGATCGACATGAAGCACATCGACCGGGTCACGATCGTCACCGACGCCACGATGACCAAGATGGGCTTCGTCGACCGGGTCGTCGACATCCTGCACCGCCGCCCGACGCCCGTGCACCTGCAGATCATCGACCGGGTGCTGCCCGAGCCCACCGTGGCGAGCGTGCAGGCCGGAGCCGCGCAGATGCGCGAGTTCCAGCCCGACACGATCATCGCGCTCGGCGGCGGCTCGCCCATGGATGCGGCGAAGGTCATGTGGCTGCTCTACGAGAACCCCGACGTGCAGTTCTCCGACATGCGGGAGAAGTTCTTCGACGTGCGCAAGCGCGCCTTCAAGTTCCCGGAGCTCGGTGCCAAGGCGAAGCTCGTCTGCGTGCCGACGACGTCGGGCACCGGAAGCGAGATGACGCCGTTCGCGGTGATCACCGACGAGACCACGGGCATGAAGTACCCGCTCGCGGACTACGCGCTCACGCCGTCGGTCGCCATCATCGACCCGACGCTGACCGCGGCGCTGCCGGCCTTCCTCGTGGCGGATGCGGGCTTCGACGCCCTCACCCACGCGACCGAGGCGTACGTGTCCGTCTACGCGAACGACTACACCGACGGTCTCGCGCTGCACGCGATCAAGCTGATCTTCGAGAACATCGTGCGCTCCACGCAGGCGCCCGCGGGTTCCAAGGACGCCGCTGACCTGCAGGCCCGCGAGAAGATGCACAACGCCGCATCCATCGCCGGCATGGCCTTCGGCAACGCATTCCTCGGGATCGTGCACGCCATGGCACACGTGACCGGTTCGAAGTTCCACCTCGTGCACGGCCGCACCAACGCGATCTACCTGCCGCACGCGATCCGCTACAACGGCCGCGTTCCCAGCAAGGTCACGAGCTGGCCGAAGTATGAGCGCTACATCGCACCGGAGCGCTACCAGGAGATCGCCAAGCACCTGGGACTGAAGGCGGACACCCCGGAACAGGGTGTGGAGAGCTACGCCCGCGCGGTCGAGAAGCTGCGTGACGCCGTCGGCATCGAGCGCTCGTTCCAGGCGCAGGGTGTCGCGGAGGGCGACTTCATCGGCCGCCTCGACGAGCTCGCCATGGCCGCCTACGGCGACCAGTGCGCTCCGGCCAACCCGCGTCTGCCGCTGCTCGCGGACATGCGCACCCTCATGGAGGCCGCCTACTACGGCACCTCGTTCGACGAAGTGCGCGCTGCTCGTGCGCACGCCGAAGCTGCGGCGGATGCGGCGACTGAGCCCGCCCGTCCGACGCAGGACGCCTGA
- a CDS encoding acetolactate synthase large subunit, whose amino-acid sequence MSSDISAAIPRPPARAQSAPVITGAEAVVRSLELVGVTDVFGLPGGAIMPVYDPLMDDEAVRHILVRHEQGAGHAAEGYAAASGRTGVAIATSGPGATNLVTAIADAYMDSVPLVCITGQVFSTLMGTDAFQEADIVGITMPITKHSFLVKTAEEIPGAIAAAFEIASTGRPGPVLVDITKDAQQATAPFIWPPKVELPGYRPVTKAHGKQIQAAAQLLSEARKPVLYVGGGVIRSHSSDELRVLAEATGAPVVTTLMARGAFPDSHPQNLGMPGMHGTVPAVLALQEADLIVALGARFDDRVTGKASLFAPGAKVVHVDIDPAEISKIRFADVPIVGDLKEVLVDLDGAFRQAIGDQQPDITEWWSYLDGLRDEFPLGYAPTTDGLLSPQQVISRIGELSGPEAIYAAGVGQHQMWAAQFIKYERPNSWLNSGGAGTMGYGVPAAMGAKVAEPDRVVWAIDGDGCFQMTNQELATCVINEIPIKVAIINNSSLGMVRQWQTLFFDGRHSNTDLNTGHGTARIPDFVKLADAYGCLAIRVEREDEIDAAITLALETNDRPVVIDFVVSADAMVWPMVPQGVSNSFVQYARDHAPEFDKED is encoded by the coding sequence ATGTCCTCAGACATCTCTGCGGCTATTCCCCGGCCGCCCGCCCGTGCGCAGTCCGCACCCGTAATCACGGGAGCGGAGGCCGTCGTGCGCTCGCTCGAACTCGTCGGCGTCACCGACGTGTTCGGACTCCCCGGCGGCGCGATCATGCCCGTCTACGACCCGCTCATGGACGATGAGGCCGTACGCCACATCCTCGTGCGCCACGAGCAGGGCGCCGGTCACGCCGCCGAGGGCTATGCCGCCGCATCCGGTCGCACCGGTGTCGCCATCGCGACATCCGGCCCCGGCGCGACGAACCTCGTCACCGCGATCGCGGACGCCTACATGGACTCCGTCCCGCTCGTGTGCATCACCGGTCAGGTCTTCTCGACGCTGATGGGCACGGACGCGTTCCAGGAAGCCGACATCGTGGGCATCACGATGCCGATCACGAAGCACTCGTTCCTGGTGAAGACGGCCGAGGAGATCCCCGGCGCGATCGCGGCCGCCTTCGAGATCGCGAGCACGGGGCGCCCCGGTCCGGTGCTCGTCGACATCACGAAGGACGCCCAGCAGGCGACGGCCCCCTTCATCTGGCCGCCCAAGGTCGAGTTGCCCGGTTACCGCCCGGTGACGAAGGCCCACGGCAAGCAGATCCAGGCCGCGGCCCAGCTGCTGTCCGAGGCCCGCAAGCCCGTGCTGTACGTCGGCGGCGGCGTGATCCGCTCGCACTCCTCCGACGAGCTGCGCGTGCTGGCCGAGGCGACGGGGGCTCCGGTCGTGACGACGCTCATGGCGCGAGGCGCGTTCCCGGACTCGCATCCGCAGAACCTCGGCATGCCCGGCATGCACGGCACGGTGCCCGCGGTGCTCGCACTGCAGGAAGCGGACCTCATCGTGGCGCTCGGCGCCCGCTTCGACGACCGCGTCACGGGCAAGGCATCGCTGTTCGCCCCCGGCGCGAAGGTCGTGCACGTCGACATCGACCCCGCGGAGATCTCGAAGATCCGCTTCGCCGATGTGCCGATCGTGGGCGATCTGAAGGAGGTGCTCGTCGACCTGGACGGCGCCTTCCGCCAGGCCATCGGCGACCAGCAGCCGGACATCACCGAGTGGTGGAGCTATCTCGACGGGCTCCGCGACGAGTTCCCGCTGGGCTATGCGCCCACGACCGACGGTCTGCTGTCGCCGCAGCAGGTCATCTCGCGCATCGGCGAGCTGAGCGGCCCTGAGGCGATCTACGCCGCCGGTGTCGGCCAGCACCAGATGTGGGCCGCCCAGTTCATCAAGTACGAGCGGCCCAACTCCTGGCTCAACTCCGGCGGCGCCGGCACCATGGGCTACGGGGTCCCTGCCGCCATGGGCGCGAAGGTCGCGGAGCCCGACCGCGTGGTGTGGGCGATCGACGGCGACGGCTGCTTCCAGATGACCAATCAGGAGCTCGCCACCTGCGTGATCAACGAGATCCCGATCAAGGTCGCGATCATCAACAACTCCTCGCTGGGCATGGTGCGCCAGTGGCAGACGCTGTTCTTCGACGGCCGCCACTCGAACACCGACCTCAACACCGGCCACGGCACCGCCCGCATCCCGGACTTCGTGAAGCTCGCCGATGCCTACGGCTGCCTCGCGATCCGCGTCGAGCGCGAGGACGAGATCGACGCCGCCATCACGCTCGCCCTCGAGACGAACGATCGCCCGGTGGTGATCGACTTCGTCGTCTCGGCCGACGCGATGGTGTGGCCCATGGTCCCGCAGGGAGTGAGCAACAGCTTCGTGCAGTACGCCCGCGACCACGCACCCGAGTTCGACAAGGAGGACTGA
- the ilvN gene encoding acetolactate synthase small subunit, which produces MTSHVLSLLVEDKPGLLTRVAGLFARRGFNIESLAVGVTEVPGLSRITVVVDVDQLPLEQVTKQLNKLINVIKIVELDAAASVQRQHVLVKVRADNASRSNVLEVVNLFRGSVVDYAPDALVVEITGDKGKVDAFLRALEPFGVKEMAQSGLLAIGRGGKSITERVLRG; this is translated from the coding sequence ATGACTTCACACGTGCTGAGCCTCCTCGTCGAGGACAAGCCGGGTCTGCTGACCCGCGTGGCGGGCCTGTTCGCCCGACGCGGTTTCAACATCGAGTCGCTCGCCGTGGGCGTGACCGAGGTCCCCGGACTCTCGCGCATCACGGTCGTCGTCGACGTCGATCAACTCCCGCTCGAGCAGGTGACCAAGCAGCTGAACAAGCTGATCAACGTCATCAAGATCGTCGAGCTGGATGCGGCCGCCTCCGTGCAGCGTCAGCATGTGCTGGTGAAGGTGCGCGCCGACAACGCGAGCCGCTCCAACGTGCTCGAGGTCGTGAACCTGTTCCGCGGTTCCGTCGTCGACTACGCGCCGGACGCGCTGGTGGTCGAGATCACCGGCGACAAGGGCAAAGTGGACGCGTTCCTGCGCGCCCTCGAGCCCTTCGGCGTCAAAGAGATGGCGCAGTCCGGGCTGCTCGCGATCGGTCGCGGCGGCAAGAGCATCACCGAGCGCGTCCTGCGCGGATAA
- the ilvC gene encoding ketol-acid reductoisomerase, which produces MAEIFYDADADLSIIQSKKVAIVGYGSQGHAHAQNLRDSGVEVVIALKDGSKSAAKAQEDGFEVKSVADAAEWADLIMILAPDQHQRSIYADSIKDKLTAGKTLAFAHGFNIRFGYIETPEGVDVILVAPKAPGHTVRREFVAGRGIPDIIAVERDETGTAWATALSYAKAIGGTRAGVIKTTFTEETETDLFGEQAVLCGGMSHLVQYGFETLTEAGYQPEIAYFEVLHELKLIVDLMWEGGIAKQRWSISDTAEYGDYVSGPRVIDPSVKEHMQAVLADIQSGAFAKRFIDDQDAGAPEFLALREKEQGHPIEATGKKLRSLFSWQQQDSDYTEGSAAR; this is translated from the coding sequence ATGGCTGAGATCTTCTACGACGCCGACGCCGACCTCTCGATCATCCAGAGCAAGAAGGTCGCGATCGTGGGCTACGGCTCGCAGGGTCACGCCCACGCGCAGAACCTGCGCGACTCCGGCGTCGAGGTCGTCATCGCGCTGAAGGACGGCTCCAAGTCCGCCGCCAAGGCGCAGGAGGACGGCTTCGAGGTCAAGTCGGTCGCCGATGCCGCCGAGTGGGCGGATCTGATCATGATCCTCGCCCCCGACCAGCACCAGCGCTCCATCTACGCCGACAGCATCAAGGACAAGCTGACCGCGGGCAAGACCCTCGCCTTCGCGCACGGCTTCAACATCCGCTTCGGCTACATCGAGACGCCCGAGGGCGTCGACGTGATCCTCGTCGCCCCGAAGGCGCCGGGCCACACCGTTCGTCGCGAGTTCGTCGCGGGCCGCGGCATCCCGGACATCATCGCCGTCGAGCGCGACGAGACCGGCACCGCGTGGGCCACGGCGCTCTCGTACGCCAAGGCCATCGGCGGTACGCGCGCCGGTGTCATCAAGACGACCTTCACCGAGGAGACCGAGACCGACCTGTTCGGCGAGCAGGCCGTCCTGTGCGGTGGCATGAGCCACCTCGTGCAGTACGGTTTCGAGACGCTGACCGAGGCCGGCTACCAGCCCGAGATCGCCTACTTCGAGGTGCTGCACGAGCTGAAGCTCATCGTCGACCTCATGTGGGAGGGCGGCATCGCCAAGCAGCGCTGGTCGATCTCCGACACGGCCGAGTACGGGGACTACGTCTCCGGCCCACGCGTCATCGACCCCTCGGTCAAGGAGCACATGCAGGCCGTCCTCGCCGACATCCAGTCCGGCGCGTTCGCCAAGCGCTTCATCGACGACCAGGATGCCGGTGCTCCCGAGTTCCTCGCGCTGCGCGAGAAGGAGCAGGGCCACCCGATCGAGGCGACCGGCAAGAAGCTGCGCTCGCTCTTCTCGTGGCAGCAGCAGGACTCGGACTACACCGAGGGCTCTGCCGCTCGTTGA
- a CDS encoding trehalose-6-phosphate synthase, translated as MPQAEFVVVANRLPVDRDADGGWRRSPGGLVTALEPVMRKSDGAWVGWAGKPDLELEPFDADGTHLVPITLSAEEVELYYEGFSNDTIWPLYHDVIAAPRYRREWWNAYVAVNRRFAEAAADVAAEGGTVWVQDYQLQLVPQFLREQRPDLTIGYFHHIPFPAYGLFSQLPWRRQVLEGLLGADVIGFQRVADAGNFARAVRRQLRYETKSTGIKVPQADGSVRMALAKAFPISIDVASYVELAERPEIQARAAEIREELGNPRHILLGVDRLDYTKGIRHRMKAFGELLQDERLSVEDVTLVQVASPSRERVETYQQLRDEIELTVGRINGDYDTMGHTAIRYLHQAFPKEEMVALYLAADVMLVTALRDGMNLVAKEYVASRIDNRGALVLSEFAGAADELGSSLLVNPHDIQGLKDTIVRAIEMTPGEQGRRMRALRRRVREHDVEDWSREFLAALAGIRGSGAA; from the coding sequence GTGCCGCAAGCAGAGTTCGTCGTCGTCGCCAACCGCCTTCCCGTCGACCGAGACGCCGACGGCGGATGGCGTCGCAGCCCCGGCGGGCTGGTCACCGCGCTCGAGCCGGTGATGCGAAAGAGCGACGGCGCGTGGGTCGGGTGGGCCGGAAAGCCCGACCTCGAACTCGAGCCGTTCGACGCCGACGGCACCCACCTCGTGCCGATCACGCTCAGCGCGGAAGAGGTCGAGCTGTACTACGAGGGCTTCTCGAACGACACGATCTGGCCGCTCTATCACGACGTGATCGCAGCTCCCCGATACCGCCGCGAATGGTGGAACGCCTATGTGGCCGTCAACCGCCGGTTCGCCGAGGCCGCCGCGGACGTGGCCGCCGAGGGTGGCACGGTGTGGGTGCAGGACTATCAGCTGCAGCTGGTGCCCCAGTTCCTGCGGGAGCAGCGGCCCGACCTCACGATCGGATACTTCCACCACATTCCGTTCCCTGCATACGGTCTCTTCTCGCAGCTGCCGTGGCGTCGTCAGGTGCTCGAGGGACTCCTCGGCGCCGATGTGATCGGCTTCCAGCGGGTGGCGGATGCGGGCAACTTCGCCCGAGCGGTGCGTCGCCAGCTTCGCTACGAGACGAAGTCGACGGGCATCAAGGTTCCGCAGGCCGACGGCTCGGTGCGCATGGCGCTGGCCAAGGCGTTCCCGATCTCCATCGACGTGGCCTCGTACGTCGAACTCGCAGAGCGGCCGGAGATCCAGGCGCGCGCCGCCGAGATCCGTGAAGAGCTCGGCAACCCGCGCCACATCCTGCTCGGCGTCGACCGCCTCGATTACACCAAGGGCATCCGCCACCGCATGAAGGCCTTCGGTGAGCTGCTGCAGGACGAGCGGCTCTCCGTCGAGGACGTGACCCTCGTGCAGGTCGCGAGCCCCAGCCGCGAACGCGTGGAGACGTACCAGCAGCTGCGCGACGAGATCGAGCTCACGGTGGGGCGCATCAACGGGGATTACGACACGATGGGCCACACGGCCATCCGCTACCTCCACCAGGCCTTCCCCAAGGAGGAGATGGTGGCGTTGTACCTCGCCGCCGACGTCATGCTCGTCACGGCGCTCCGCGACGGCATGAACCTCGTCGCCAAGGAGTACGTCGCGAGCCGCATCGACAACCGCGGCGCGCTCGTGCTGAGCGAGTTCGCCGGAGCCGCCGATGAGCTCGGCAGCTCGCTGCTCGTGAACCCCCACGACATCCAGGGGCTCAAAGACACGATCGTCCGGGCGATCGAGATGACACCGGGCGAGCAGGGACGCCGGATGCGGGCGCTGCGCCGTCGTGTGCGCGAGCACGACGTCGAGGACTGGTCGCGGGAGTTCCTCGCCGCGCTCGCGGGGATCCGGGGAAGCGGCGCGGCGTGA
- the otsB gene encoding trehalose-phosphatase, which translates to MSDLESLAHTPRLLVALDFDGTLSPLVDEPMSARMIPAARRALDALAALPVTDVALVSGRSLADLRVISEHTDDSLFHLAGSHGAETWHPGARAGEGDADDPADRQLLSELVAESERIIADVDGAWVEPKAFGLGLHTRLARPEAAQAAQREIDALMAERAPGWRRRTGRDILEFAFRHEGKDQAVAALRERLGATAVLFAGDDVTDEDALRSLGEGDLGVHVGAGDSAASVSVEDPAALAALLDRLARLRAQR; encoded by the coding sequence GTGAGCGATCTCGAGAGCCTCGCACACACCCCGCGGCTCCTGGTCGCGCTCGATTTCGACGGCACGCTCTCGCCGCTCGTGGACGAGCCGATGTCGGCGCGGATGATCCCTGCGGCGCGCCGCGCGCTGGACGCCCTGGCTGCCCTGCCCGTCACCGACGTGGCCCTGGTGTCGGGGCGATCGTTGGCCGATCTCCGTGTGATCAGCGAGCACACCGACGACTCGCTCTTCCATCTCGCGGGCTCCCACGGCGCCGAGACCTGGCACCCCGGTGCTCGGGCGGGAGAGGGCGATGCTGACGACCCCGCGGATCGGCAGCTTCTGTCCGAGCTGGTGGCGGAGTCCGAGCGCATCATCGCGGACGTCGACGGAGCGTGGGTGGAGCCGAAGGCCTTCGGGCTGGGCCTGCACACGCGCCTCGCGCGGCCGGAAGCGGCGCAGGCGGCCCAGCGCGAGATCGACGCCCTCATGGCTGAGCGTGCACCGGGCTGGCGGCGGCGCACCGGCCGCGACATCCTCGAGTTCGCGTTCCGGCACGAGGGCAAGGACCAGGCGGTCGCGGCGCTGCGCGAGCGTCTCGGTGCCACGGCGGTGCTGTTCGCCGGCGACGACGTCACCGACGAGGATGCGCTGCGTTCGCTCGGAGAGGGCGACCTGGGCGTACACGTCGGCGCGGGCGACAGCGCCGCATCCGTGTCCGTCGAAGACCCTGCGGCGCTGGCGGCCCTCCTGGACCGGCTGGCCCGACTGCGCGCTCAGCGTTGA
- a CDS encoding DNA polymerase III subunit gamma/tau translates to MVSRDDDALSWDGDDDPTLAPQVAPRRAASAPQERADVTPATRLDAETEAVPASASADSEPAPMSNVALVTLGVFGGVYLLLAVGWFIGGSRLQFVAQLFLNPAAHIAAWILAIAAPAVWFATTMVLTRSRPMWLRIVALVVGAVVLLPWPFLMTGVGA, encoded by the coding sequence ATGGTTTCGCGTGACGACGACGCTCTCAGCTGGGACGGCGACGACGACCCGACGCTCGCCCCGCAGGTGGCGCCCCGCCGGGCCGCATCCGCCCCGCAGGAGCGGGCGGACGTGACGCCTGCGACGCGTCTGGACGCCGAGACGGAGGCGGTTCCCGCATCCGCCTCCGCCGACTCCGAGCCCGCGCCGATGAGCAACGTCGCGCTCGTGACGCTCGGTGTGTTCGGCGGCGTCTACCTGCTGCTCGCCGTCGGGTGGTTCATCGGCGGGTCGCGGCTGCAGTTCGTCGCACAGCTGTTCCTCAACCCCGCCGCGCACATCGCGGCGTGGATCCTGGCGATCGCGGCCCCCGCCGTCTGGTTCGCGACCACGATGGTGCTGACGCGCTCCCGGCCGATGTGGCTGCGGATCGTGGCCCTGGTCGTCGGTGCGGTGGTGCTGCTGCCGTGGCCGTTCCTCATGACGGGAGTGGGAGCATGA
- the ilvD gene encoding dihydroxy-acid dehydratase produces the protein MSHPNEAIDIKPRSRAVTDGIEATTSRGMLRAVGMGDEDWDKPQIGIASSWNEITPCNLSLDRLAQGAKEGVHAGGGYPLQFGTISVSDGISMGHEGMHFSLVSREVIADSVETVMMAERLDGSVLLAGCDKSIPGMLMASARLDLSSVFLYAGSIAPGWVKLSDGTEKDVTIIDSFEAVGACLAGKMSEADLKRIECAIAPGEGACGGMYTANTMASVAEALGLSLPGSAAPPSADRRRDYFAHRSGEAVVNLLKLGITTRDILTKEAFENAIALAMALGGSTNVVLHLLAIAREADVELSLHDFNRIGDKVPHVADMKPFGQYVMNDVDRHGGIPVIMKAMLDEGLLHGDALTVTGKTLAENLRELDPDPIDGTVIHTFDNPIHATGGITILHGSLAPEGAVVKTAGFDAAVFEGPARVFERERAAMDALEAGEIHAGDVVVIRYEGPKGGPGMREMLAVTAAIKGAGLGKDVLLLTDGRFSGGTTGLCIGHVAPEAVDAGPIAFVRDGDLIRVDIAARSLDLLVDEAELSSRRSGWEPLPPRYTRGVLAKYSKLVRSAAEGAVTG, from the coding sequence GTGAGCCACCCCAACGAAGCGATCGACATCAAGCCGCGCAGCCGCGCTGTGACGGACGGCATTGAAGCCACCACCTCCCGAGGCATGCTGCGTGCCGTCGGCATGGGAGACGAGGACTGGGACAAGCCCCAGATCGGCATCGCCTCCAGCTGGAACGAGATCACCCCCTGCAACCTCAGTCTCGACCGGCTCGCCCAGGGCGCCAAGGAAGGCGTGCACGCCGGTGGGGGATACCCGCTGCAGTTCGGCACGATCTCGGTCTCGGACGGCATCTCGATGGGGCACGAGGGCATGCACTTCTCGCTCGTCAGCCGTGAGGTCATCGCCGACTCCGTCGAGACGGTCATGATGGCCGAGCGCCTGGACGGCAGCGTGCTGCTGGCCGGCTGCGACAAGTCCATCCCCGGCATGCTCATGGCCTCGGCCCGGCTGGACCTGTCGAGCGTCTTCCTCTACGCGGGTTCGATCGCGCCCGGCTGGGTCAAGCTCAGCGACGGGACCGAGAAGGACGTCACCATCATCGACTCCTTCGAGGCGGTCGGTGCGTGCCTCGCGGGCAAGATGAGCGAGGCCGACCTCAAGCGCATCGAATGCGCGATCGCGCCGGGTGAGGGAGCGTGCGGCGGCATGTACACCGCCAACACCATGGCCTCGGTCGCAGAGGCGCTCGGGCTCAGCCTCCCGGGCAGTGCGGCGCCGCCCTCCGCCGACCGCCGGCGCGACTACTTCGCGCACCGTTCGGGCGAGGCCGTCGTCAACCTGCTCAAGCTCGGCATCACGACCCGCGACATCCTGACCAAGGAGGCGTTCGAGAACGCGATCGCCCTCGCCATGGCGCTCGGCGGCTCGACGAACGTCGTGCTGCACCTGCTCGCGATCGCGCGCGAGGCCGACGTCGAGCTCTCGCTCCACGACTTCAACCGCATCGGCGACAAGGTGCCCCATGTCGCCGACATGAAGCCGTTCGGCCAGTACGTCATGAACGACGTCGACCGCCACGGCGGCATCCCGGTCATCATGAAGGCGATGCTCGATGAAGGACTGCTGCACGGTGATGCCCTGACGGTCACCGGCAAGACGCTCGCCGAGAACCTGCGCGAGCTCGACCCGGACCCCATCGACGGCACCGTGATCCACACCTTCGACAACCCGATCCACGCCACCGGCGGCATCACGATCCTGCACGGCTCGCTGGCGCCCGAGGGCGCGGTGGTCAAGACGGCCGGCTTCGACGCCGCCGTGTTCGAAGGACCCGCGCGCGTGTTCGAGCGCGAGCGCGCCGCGATGGACGCACTGGAGGCGGGGGAGATCCACGCCGGCGACGTCGTGGTCATCCGGTACGAGGGCCCGAAGGGCGGCCCGGGCATGCGCGAGATGCTCGCGGTGACCGCCGCCATCAAGGGCGCCGGCCTCGGAAAAGATGTACTACTCTTGACGGACGGACGATTCTCGGGCGGCACAACCGGCCTGTGCATCGGCCACGTAGCACCGGAGGCGGTGGACGCAGGTCCTATCGCTTTCGTGCGCGATGGTGATCTGATACGGGTCGATATCGCGGCTCGCTCTCTCGACCTACTCGTCGATGAGGCCGAGCTGAGCTCCCGCCGCTCTGGCTGGGAGCCGCTTCCCCCGCGCTATACCCGTGGCGTCCTGGCCAAGTACTCGAAGCTCGTGCGTTCGGCTGCCGAAGGCGCCGTCACCGGGTAA